The genomic DNA CCACGCAAGACCAAAACTAAACCGCTGTAGCTAGCCCATCATCTGTCCGCTTTTTGTAGCACATGAAGTGTCCGGTTTACGGTGCGCCCTCAAGGAGGGCCACCATGATGCGGGCGACAGTGCTACAGGAGGTGAGACGGATGCGATTTGAAGAGTTGTATGCGCGGCGACACCGAGGGGAACTGACCATGGCGGAGGCGGCGGAGCTGTTAGGCGTCACGGAACGGACGTTTCGCCGCTGGAGCGTCCGCTACGAAACCGAGGGTGTGGAGGGATTAGAAGATCGGCGGCTGGGCCGGGCCTCGGCTCGGGCGGTGCCGGTAGATGAAGCGCTTCGGATGGTGACGTTGTATGAGACACAGTACCGGGGCTGGACCGTGAAGCATTTTCATGAGCGCTGGCACCAAGAGCATGGGGGGACGCGCTCCTACACGTGGACGAAGAACCGGCTGCAACGGGCAGGACACGTGACTCGGGCCTCCCGGCGCGGAGCGCATCGCAAGAAGCGGCCCCGCAAACCCTTGCCGGGGATGATGCTGCACCAAGACGGATCCCGGCATGAATGGGTACCGGGATGCCAATGGGATCTGATTGTGACTCTGGATGATGCGACCAGCGAGATGTACTCGGCCTTCTTCGTCGAAGAAGAAGGGACGATGAGCAGTTTCCGGGGTCTGCGGGAGGTCATTGAAAAACAGGGCCTGTTCAGTTCCCTCTATACCGATCGCGGCTCGCACTACTGGTATACGGAGAAGACGGGAGGCAAGGTCGATAAGACGCGGCTCACGCAGGTGCATCGGGCGCTCCGGCAATTGGGGATCACGCTCATTGCCGCCTATTCGCCGGAAGCGCGGGGCCGTTCCGAACGGGTCTTCCGCACCCTGCAAGATCGATTGCCCAAAGAGCTGGCCCTGGCCAGGATCACCACCATCGCAGCGGCCAACCGATATCTCACCGAGCAATTTCTTCCGGCCTACAATCGGCGGTTTGCCGTGCCGGCCGTCGAAGCGGGGACGGCCTTCGTCCCCTGGATTGGTTCGAACCTGGCCGAGATTCTCTGTGTGCAGGATGAGCGGGTGGTGGCCAATGACAACACGGTGCGCTATCAGGGCC from Nitrospira sp. includes the following:
- a CDS encoding Transposase, with the translated sequence MMRATVLQEVRRMRFEELYARRHRGELTMAEAAELLGVTERTFRRWSVRYETEGVEGLEDRRLGRASARAVPVDEALRMVTLYETQYRGWTVKHFHERWHQEHGGTRSYTWTKNRLQRAGHVTRASRRGAHRKKRPRKPLPGMMLHQDGSRHEWVPGCQWDLIVTLDDATSEMYSAFFVEEEGTMSSFRGLREVIEKQGLFSSLYTDRGSHYWYTEKTGGKVDKTRLTQVHRALRQLGITLIAAYSPEARGRSERVFRTLQDRLPKELALARITTIAAANRYLTEQFLPAYNRRFAVPAVEAGTAFVPWIGSNLAEILCVQDERVVANDNTVRYQGQHLQIPPDQHRFHYVKTTVRVHAYPDSTLAVFHGPRCLARYQPDGRVIESKDAPSSRRGPTRRSGGRPIVDPRPIVRENISAHG